One window from the genome of Oncorhynchus kisutch isolate 150728-3 linkage group LG21, Okis_V2, whole genome shotgun sequence encodes:
- the LOC109866152 gene encoding terminal nucleotidyltransferase 5A-like, translating to MGEKVDSSRSTPVEGCLVDGESRNLSVLNWEQVQRLDIILAGSIPIHGRWNFPTLEIKPRDIVKVVRSRMEEKRIHVREVRLNGSAASHVLHEDSGLGWKDLDLIFCADLKSEMEFQTVKDIVLDALLDFLPEGVNKDKITPVTLKEAYVQKMVKVCNDSDRWSLISLSNNKGKNVELKFVDSLRRQFEFSVDSFQIRLDSLLLFYECSEHPMADTFHPTILGESVYGDFPAALDHLRKRLICTRNPEEIRGGGLLKYCHLLVRGFCAASGPEMKILQRYMCSRFFIDFPELGEQRRKLESYLQNHFVGLEDRKYDYLATLHGVVQESTVCLMGHERRQTLGLISSLALRVLAEQNVIPNTANVTCYYQPAPYVADSNFSNYYVAQVQPVYPHYLPPQYPHQQYPPQQYPPQQYPNPHQPPPHHPMYTAWMPCN from the exons ATGGGCGAGAAAGTCGACTCGAGTCGATCGACTCCGGTGGAAGGCTGTCTGGTGGACGGGGAGAGCAGAAACCTCAGCGTGCTCAATTGGGAACAAGTGCAGCGCCTGGACATCATCCTGGCTGGGTCCATCCCCATCCACGGCCGCTGGAACTTCCCTACCCTGGAGATAAAACCGCGGGACATCGTCAAAGTGGTCCGGAGTCGCATGGAGGAGAAACGGATACATGTCCGAGAGGTCCGTCTGAACGGTTCCGCGGCGAGCCATGTTCTACATGAGGACAGCGGGTTAGGATGGAAGGATCTGGACTTGATATTCTGTGCTGACCTGAAAAGTGAGATGGAGTTCCAGACGGTGAAGGATATAGTTCTGGACGCTCTGCTAGACTTCTTACCCGAGGGAGTGAACAAGGACAAGATAACGCCAGTGACCTTAAAG GAGGCCTATGTGCAGAAGATGGTGAAAGTATGTAATGACTCAGACCGCTGGAGCCTAATCTCCCTCTCCAACAACAAAGGCAAGAATGTGGAGCTCAAGTTTGTGGACTCTCTGCGTCGCCAGTTTGAGTTCAGTGTGGACTCCTTCCAGATTCGCCTGgactcccttctcctcttctacGAGTGCTCCGAGCACCCCATGGCTGACACCTTCCACCCCACCATCCTGGGAGAAAGTGTGTACGGGGATTTCCCCGCGGCCCTCGACCATCTACGCAAACGCCTCATCTGCACGAGGAACCCTGAGGAGATTCGTGGTGGTGGTCTTCTGAAATACTGCCATCTGCTGGTCCGGGGTTTCTGCGCCGCTTCCGGACCCGAAATGAAAATTCTGCAACGCTACATGTGCTCTAGGTTCTTCATAGACTTCCCAGAgctgggagagcagaggaggaagcTGGAATCCTACCTCCAGAACCACTTTGTGGGTCTCGAAGACAGGAAATACGACTATCTGGCCACTCTGCATGGGGTAGTGCAGGAGAGCACAGTGTGCCTGATGGGCCacgagaggagacagacactggGCCTCATCTCCTCCCTGGCCCTTCGGGTCCTTGCAGAGCAGAACGTCATCCCTAACACGGCCAACGTCACCTGCTACTACCAGCCTGCCCCTTATGTGGCCGACAGCAACTTCAGCAACTACTACGTGGCCCAGGTGCAGCCTGTTTACCCTCACTACCTCCCTCCGCAGTACCCCCATCAACAGTACCCCCCTCAGCAATACCCCCCTCAGCAATACCCCAATCCACACCAACCGCCTCCCCACCACCCCATGTACACTGCATGGATGCCCTGCAACTGA